A region of Bacteroidota bacterium DNA encodes the following proteins:
- a CDS encoding leucine-rich repeat domain-containing protein: protein MFKNIYKIENDIQDRNSVAWKKLCDYVDKVAAENRDEFSPLEELGEELFAQIHILPETISKLKKVKKVWLYGSKLKRIPPEIGEMELLEYFDPYTSYELNWFPYEITRCKNLKHSRVSTRALFGNWKNRMEFPSLKDNPVRYFGDTVKCCVCDKSMTYEQTNQLWISLTVGTDILPLLVNLCSKECESKLPTPPKNYIQFAHKGGADLKQPPDENESFDLELNNHADDQNDIANAQSDNKEKTLDKPIERKVFPLLKLIKKIWK, encoded by the coding sequence ATGTTCAAAAATATATACAAAATAGAGAATGATATTCAAGACAGAAATTCTGTTGCCTGGAAAAAACTTTGCGATTATGTTGACAAGGTTGCGGCAGAAAACCGTGACGAATTTTCCCCACTAGAAGAGCTTGGAGAAGAATTGTTTGCCCAAATACACATATTACCGGAGACAATATCAAAACTAAAAAAAGTTAAAAAGGTTTGGCTTTATGGCAGCAAGTTAAAACGTATCCCACCGGAAATTGGTGAAATGGAATTACTTGAATATTTCGATCCATATACTTCATATGAATTAAATTGGTTTCCTTATGAAATTACAAGGTGCAAAAATCTTAAACACAGCAGAGTAAGCACTAGAGCTTTGTTTGGTAATTGGAAAAACAGAATGGAATTTCCCTCATTAAAAGACAATCCAGTTAGGTATTTTGGCGACACTGTAAAATGTTGTGTTTGTGATAAGTCCATGACTTATGAGCAAACAAATCAACTTTGGATTTCGTTAACAGTAGGCACTGACATTCTACCTCTGCTGGTAAATCTCTGTTCAAAAGAATGTGAAAGTAAATTACCTACACCACCAAAAAACTATATTCAATTTGCACACAAAGGTGGTGCAGACTTGAAACAACCACCAGACGAAAACGAAAGTTTTGATTTAGAATTGAATAATCATGCAGACGATCAAAATGATATCGCAAATGCGCAGTCTGACAATAAAGAAAAAACGTTGGATAAACCAATTGAGAGAAAAGTATTTCCATTATTAAAACTCATTAAAAAAATATGGAAGTGA